One window of Bdellovibrio sp. ArHS genomic DNA carries:
- a CDS encoding HAMP domain-containing sensor histidine kinase — protein sequence MKVKLIAVLVAVAAIFIGAVLWRTDSFVYGDRMSWVEAQTRTQVGAINHSLATELKTLQRVVATFNAENFQKGKLNWNVLAPYYAVASFAVNGGQLEPQVIVAKENSKAASWTPEFVKSAVGDIANRTSDLRFYVKPFQDSQRGRYVALVFLEGNKAYALFGSGEIFQSVIDAQRGALSSFSVVTSAGLTVGHSVPEYLGTVMRDDPVFKEAQKSGSSHGSNTFQLKSGDLYGMYEMIPQSNLLVLSSAPLKETMKGRTGLWWQFLLMGAGLMTVAAAALLWLSSSTEKQIANLEEELQTAKARPLVPPVSEKVIAQDPEVVQKEKVQASMKVASALAHEMRGPLASILGYSQMILAKAPESEIVQNTESILRETRAARSVLDKLLGYAGEEVQEKNSMKVEGPLVKALKDLEPLFAQKGVKLTKNFQETSVLDLHVDAVMRAFTNILHNSVEAMERMPKKEIIVDLFEDAEGVHLDIADTGEGIEAGNVDKIFDPFFTTRSFHNHMGLGLSVAFGILKEHNAEVRVESQRGQGAKVRILFKKTTAASVLKAPTEVLAAKEEPLVISPELPKLTEESVHHEEAKAHFDEVKASAPAASPLDINIDTLLELPEVAEAVPATAPDAALTTDSAKPKISTPMVSTSTVKSTSSPASTLGSDEFSFIDGFLGDEPKAPAKTEVVASEPSNTVAVEVTADEVATTIDSAPISEPAAAPTAEELATLNDELTPVNLVMPPKMTAKPKTSKLDTYHVEIRRPGKRL from the coding sequence ATGAAAGTAAAACTCATCGCCGTCCTCGTTGCTGTTGCCGCGATTTTTATTGGCGCTGTCTTGTGGCGAACGGACAGTTTCGTCTACGGTGACAGAATGAGCTGGGTGGAAGCCCAAACGCGCACCCAAGTCGGCGCGATCAATCACTCCTTGGCGACCGAGTTGAAAACTCTGCAACGCGTAGTTGCGACCTTCAATGCGGAAAACTTCCAAAAAGGTAAATTGAACTGGAATGTTCTGGCGCCTTACTATGCGGTGGCGTCTTTCGCTGTCAACGGCGGTCAACTTGAGCCGCAAGTAATCGTGGCCAAAGAAAATTCGAAGGCGGCCAGTTGGACGCCCGAGTTCGTTAAGTCAGCAGTGGGTGATATCGCGAACAGAACTTCGGATCTGCGTTTTTATGTGAAGCCTTTTCAGGATTCACAGCGCGGTCGTTATGTGGCTCTGGTGTTTTTAGAAGGCAATAAAGCCTACGCTCTTTTTGGTTCAGGTGAAATTTTTCAATCAGTGATCGATGCTCAGCGCGGCGCTTTGAGTTCTTTTTCCGTCGTGACCTCGGCGGGACTGACGGTGGGGCATTCTGTGCCCGAATATCTTGGAACCGTGATGCGTGACGATCCGGTTTTCAAAGAGGCGCAAAAAAGTGGGTCCTCTCATGGCAGCAACACTTTCCAGCTGAAGTCGGGTGATCTTTACGGCATGTACGAGATGATTCCGCAAAGTAACTTGCTGGTTTTAAGTTCCGCGCCGTTGAAGGAAACGATGAAAGGCCGCACGGGTCTTTGGTGGCAATTTTTGTTGATGGGGGCGGGCTTGATGACAGTCGCCGCGGCGGCCCTTTTGTGGTTGTCGTCATCAACGGAAAAACAAATTGCGAATCTTGAAGAGGAATTGCAAACGGCCAAGGCTCGTCCTCTGGTACCACCAGTTTCGGAAAAAGTGATCGCGCAAGATCCTGAAGTCGTGCAAAAAGAAAAAGTGCAGGCGTCGATGAAAGTGGCCTCGGCGTTGGCGCACGAAATGCGCGGTCCTTTGGCTTCGATCCTCGGTTATTCGCAAATGATTCTGGCCAAGGCGCCAGAAAGTGAGATCGTGCAAAATACGGAATCCATCTTGCGTGAAACTCGCGCGGCTCGCAGTGTTTTGGATAAGCTTTTAGGTTACGCCGGGGAAGAGGTTCAGGAAAAGAACTCGATGAAGGTGGAAGGTCCGCTCGTGAAAGCCTTGAAGGATCTCGAACCTTTGTTTGCGCAAAAAGGTGTGAAGCTGACCAAGAACTTTCAAGAGACATCGGTTTTGGATTTGCATGTTGATGCGGTCATGCGCGCTTTTACCAATATTCTTCATAACTCTGTGGAAGCTATGGAGCGCATGCCGAAAAAAGAAATCATCGTGGATCTGTTTGAGGACGCCGAAGGCGTTCATTTGGATATCGCGGACACGGGTGAAGGCATTGAAGCTGGTAATGTCGATAAGATCTTCGATCCGTTTTTCACCACACGCTCTTTCCACAATCACATGGGCCTGGGGCTTTCGGTGGCTTTCGGAATTTTGAAAGAGCACAACGCAGAAGTACGGGTCGAGTCACAACGGGGCCAGGGTGCCAAGGTTCGTATCCTGTTTAAAAAAACAACGGCGGCGTCTGTTTTGAAAGCGCCGACGGAAGTTCTTGCAGCAAAGGAAGAGCCACTCGTGATTTCACCGGAATTGCCGAAGTTAACCGAAGAATCTGTTCACCACGAAGAAGCCAAAGCTCACTTCGACGAGGTCAAAGCCAGCGCACCAGCGGCTTCACCTTTGGATATCAACATTGACACCTTGTTGGAACTGCCCGAAGTGGCCGAGGCCGTCCCGGCGACAGCTCCGGATGCAGCCCTGACGACGGATTCGGCAAAACCGAAAATCTCTACACCGATGGTTTCAACTTCGACAGTGAAAAGCACGTCGTCCCCAGCGTCCACGTTGGGCAGTGACGAGTTCAGTTTCATTGATGGATTTTTGGGTGACGAGCCCAAAGCCCCAGCCAAGACCGAGGTTGTCGCGAGTGAGCCTAGCAACACTGTTGCTGTAGAAGTGACGGCCGATGAAGTGGCGACCACCATTGATTCCGCACCGATCAGCGAACCGGCAGCCGCGCCTACGGCCGAAGAGCTGGCCACACTGAATGATGAACTGACGCCGGTCAATCTGGTGATGCCACCGAAAATGACGGCTAAACCCAAAACTTCAAAGCTGGATACTTATCACGTAGAAATTCGTCGACCTGGAAAGAGGCTTTAG
- the nadB gene encoding L-aspartate oxidase, translated as MSTHRPDVLIIGSGSAGLALALKLSSLGKVIVLAKETAGGTNSAMAQGGISAVMSEEDSFESHIHDTLTAGAGLCKETVVRNYVEQAPERIHDLLNWGVQFDVKKRGSEETTEIDLTREGGHSFRRILHFEDQTGLEIHRTLLARVRENPNITLLERFYAIDLIVNKEVDPDDMTPVRCVGAYALNKNDGEVHTFLAKNTILATGGAGKVYLYTSNWSGATGDGIAMAYRVGARIANLEFMQFHPTCLYHRESRNFLISEALRGEGGELIDSAGQPFMQKYHKLGSLAPRDVVARSIDKEMKRTGAECVYLDMTKLDRDFLKSRFPTIFNKCLEFGIDMSQDPIPVVPAAHYLCGGVLTDLNGRTDIPGLWAVGETACTGLHGANRLASNSLLECLTMAHNCSEQIRQQWDTDQFFPLDPKPWTHPEEANDDEMIVINHMWDEIRRLMWNYMGIVRSNKRLERAQHRLKNILAETKEYYSHMKIHSDILELRNIAIVADLSVECALRRHESRGIHFNIDYRESSPEPHDTIVVRGLI; from the coding sequence ATGAGTACTCATCGCCCCGATGTTTTGATTATTGGTTCTGGCTCTGCAGGATTAGCACTGGCTTTAAAGCTTTCTTCATTGGGGAAAGTGATTGTTCTTGCCAAAGAAACAGCGGGGGGTACGAACTCTGCCATGGCTCAAGGGGGCATCTCGGCTGTGATGTCGGAAGAGGACAGCTTTGAATCCCACATTCATGACACCTTGACCGCGGGCGCCGGTCTTTGCAAAGAAACTGTTGTTCGTAATTATGTTGAACAAGCCCCTGAACGTATTCATGATTTACTAAACTGGGGCGTACAGTTTGACGTTAAAAAAAGAGGCTCCGAAGAAACCACTGAAATCGATTTGACGCGCGAGGGCGGGCATAGCTTTCGACGCATTTTGCACTTCGAAGACCAAACCGGTTTAGAAATTCACCGCACTCTTTTGGCGCGTGTCCGTGAAAATCCCAACATCACTCTTCTTGAACGCTTCTATGCCATCGACCTCATTGTGAATAAAGAAGTCGATCCCGACGACATGACACCCGTTCGCTGTGTCGGTGCCTACGCTTTAAACAAAAATGATGGCGAGGTGCATACATTTCTTGCGAAGAACACCATTCTCGCCACGGGGGGCGCTGGAAAAGTTTATCTGTACACCTCGAACTGGAGTGGCGCGACTGGCGACGGCATCGCGATGGCTTATCGCGTGGGCGCGCGCATTGCCAATCTTGAGTTCATGCAATTCCACCCCACATGTTTGTATCATCGCGAATCCCGCAACTTCTTGATCTCGGAAGCTTTGCGCGGCGAAGGCGGCGAACTTATCGATAGCGCGGGCCAACCTTTCATGCAGAAGTATCACAAGTTGGGTTCACTCGCGCCTCGCGACGTCGTCGCTCGCTCCATTGACAAAGAGATGAAAAGAACCGGCGCTGAATGTGTCTATCTGGACATGACGAAGTTGGATCGTGATTTCCTGAAAAGCCGTTTTCCCACGATCTTCAACAAGTGTCTTGAGTTCGGTATTGATATGAGCCAAGACCCCATTCCCGTCGTACCCGCAGCACACTATCTGTGCGGGGGTGTGCTAACAGACTTAAACGGTCGCACCGACATTCCGGGACTCTGGGCTGTTGGCGAAACAGCTTGCACAGGTCTTCATGGCGCCAATCGCCTGGCCTCAAATTCTCTTCTAGAATGTCTGACTATGGCCCACAACTGCTCGGAACAGATTCGCCAGCAGTGGGACACGGATCAATTTTTTCCTCTAGACCCTAAACCTTGGACACACCCCGAGGAAGCAAACGACGACGAGATGATCGTCATCAACCACATGTGGGACGAAATCCGCCGCCTGATGTGGAACTACATGGGGATTGTTCGCTCTAACAAACGTCTGGAACGCGCCCAGCATCGCCTAAAAAATATTTTGGCCGAGACGAAAGAATATTATTCGCACATGAAAATCCATTCGGACATCTTAGAACTTCGCAACATCGCGATCGTTGCGGATCTCTCTGTCGAGTGTGCGCTTCGTCGCCATGAATCCCGGGGCATTCACTTCAATATCGATTATCGTGAATCCAGTCCGGAACCGCACGATACAATCGTGGTCCGGGGCCTGATTTGA
- the alr gene encoding alanine racemase has translation MEMYRHTFAEINLDHLAHNIRLLQSSFPQTPFLCPMVKANAYGHGDVQLARFLESLGVKHLGVCLIEEGLLLRNFGVKAEILVFRGFDREGAEKILQYQMTPVVSTWEHIEHLEAAADQPVNIHLKFDTGMNRLGFRPEEAQKIFDRLWQNKKIRLKALVTHLYNGDDALDTQGQSAEQLRQLHAVSQIFKPFNIFCHALNSAGILNLLSLKQKPLPENHPLLLQNWGLRPGLMIYGYNPLEDKSVCQLKPVMTFKSQVATYRRVKAGETVSYGATWKAQRDSVIAVVPVGYADGFHRILSNKASLLFAGHRVPIAGTICMDYLMLDVTDVVGTQDLKKFKDQEVIMFGYGAGGSFLSADEIGTLAQSITWEMLTSVGERVPRVYTGVDARFIHDEVGGE, from the coding sequence ATGGAAATGTATCGACACACCTTTGCGGAAATCAACTTGGATCATCTGGCGCACAACATTCGGTTGTTGCAGTCGTCATTTCCGCAGACTCCTTTTCTTTGTCCCATGGTGAAGGCCAATGCTTACGGCCATGGTGATGTGCAATTGGCACGTTTTTTAGAGTCCTTAGGGGTAAAACATCTGGGTGTGTGTTTGATCGAAGAAGGTCTGTTGCTTAGAAATTTCGGAGTCAAAGCCGAAATTCTGGTCTTTCGCGGTTTCGACCGGGAAGGTGCAGAAAAAATTCTTCAATATCAGATGACCCCTGTCGTGAGTACCTGGGAACATATCGAACATCTGGAAGCTGCGGCCGACCAACCTGTGAATATTCATCTTAAGTTTGATACGGGGATGAATCGTTTGGGTTTTCGCCCGGAAGAGGCGCAAAAAATTTTCGATCGACTTTGGCAGAATAAAAAGATTCGCCTGAAGGCTTTGGTCACACATCTTTATAACGGTGATGATGCTTTGGACACCCAAGGTCAAAGTGCGGAACAATTACGCCAACTGCATGCCGTCAGTCAGATTTTCAAACCTTTTAATATTTTTTGTCATGCTTTGAACAGCGCTGGCATTTTGAATTTGTTATCACTGAAGCAAAAGCCATTGCCTGAAAACCATCCTCTGCTTTTGCAAAACTGGGGTTTACGCCCCGGCTTGATGATTTATGGCTACAATCCTTTAGAGGACAAATCTGTTTGCCAATTGAAACCTGTCATGACTTTTAAGTCCCAAGTGGCTACGTATCGTCGGGTGAAAGCGGGCGAGACAGTTTCTTATGGAGCCACATGGAAGGCGCAGCGGGATTCCGTGATTGCCGTGGTGCCCGTGGGCTACGCCGATGGATTTCATCGTATTTTGTCCAACAAAGCTTCTTTGCTTTTTGCGGGCCACAGAGTTCCTATTGCCGGTACCATCTGCATGGATTATCTGATGCTGGATGTGACGGACGTGGTGGGCACGCAGGATTTAAAAAAATTCAAAGATCAGGAAGTGATCATGTTCGGATACGGAGCGGGAGGAAGTTTTCTTTCTGCTGATGAAATTGGCACCTTGGCCCAAAGTATCACTTGGGAAATGTTAACCAGCGTGGGCGAGCGCGTGCCGCGCGTATACACTGGTGTAGACGCCCGTTTCATCCATGACGAAGTTGGGGGAGAGTAA
- a CDS encoding diguanylate cyclase: protein MNIRDYSSQFTIFVFTTDVDAGASAKVYLSQAGYDAYYFQDPETLEQRLKESPPHILVFSTAALAGSLSDFVKIVQDINDEIKFIAVSAISQFDILAQYNGFGFVDVISDESAALESRIVWAVDRACEKMYLTFQNEQLFDDLQSTKAKVEEVHEAAVNSLKKAETEISTPKVSMRITDYRSAQSKEDLIQKYLNHLPNSLCIFFKFLPSVRSFVATHAQGIPASDIQGVGVQLESSDVKDLTTQMAMGLLPARFNEMLVEAFHLSPPKALPLYAHHALEGVFVYSGSISAAESAQLAEEFSLLSICYSAFTLEKKVDSLEVQDFITELYNRNFYQKALSDEVSRARRLKQPISVVKIAMDDFYEIESSLGEAVRDELLKSVATIITKTSRTNDLTCRTSANEIAMILPHCSKKGAALRSERLRRIIEGTSFMDNGMKVSISLGVSEYPSLCDSAKTLDETSTKALLHITDKGGNKICLYKAPESHRPEFEVAPD, encoded by the coding sequence TTGAATATTCGCGATTATAGTTCTCAGTTTACGATCTTTGTTTTCACCACGGATGTGGATGCGGGCGCCTCTGCGAAAGTGTATCTTTCGCAGGCGGGCTATGATGCTTATTATTTTCAAGATCCAGAAACCTTGGAGCAAAGATTAAAAGAAAGTCCGCCGCATATTCTAGTTTTTTCTACGGCGGCTTTGGCGGGCTCTTTGAGTGACTTCGTCAAGATCGTTCAGGACATCAACGATGAAATCAAGTTCATTGCGGTGTCCGCCATTTCCCAGTTTGACATTTTAGCGCAGTACAACGGTTTTGGATTTGTCGATGTGATTTCCGATGAATCCGCAGCCCTGGAATCCCGTATTGTCTGGGCGGTCGATCGCGCGTGTGAAAAAATGTATCTGACTTTTCAGAATGAACAGCTTTTTGATGATTTACAATCCACCAAAGCCAAAGTGGAAGAAGTGCACGAAGCGGCCGTAAACAGCTTGAAAAAGGCGGAAACGGAAATTTCAACACCCAAAGTCTCGATGCGAATCACCGACTATCGATCCGCGCAAAGCAAAGAGGATTTGATTCAGAAATACCTGAATCATCTGCCGAACTCTTTGTGCATTTTCTTTAAATTTCTGCCCTCCGTTCGTTCGTTTGTTGCGACCCATGCGCAGGGTATTCCGGCCTCCGATATTCAGGGTGTCGGCGTGCAACTGGAGTCCTCCGATGTGAAGGACCTGACCACACAAATGGCGATGGGACTTTTGCCAGCGCGGTTTAATGAGATGCTGGTTGAGGCATTTCATTTAAGTCCCCCGAAAGCTTTGCCGCTGTATGCCCATCATGCCTTGGAAGGCGTGTTTGTCTATTCGGGAAGCATCAGTGCGGCCGAATCTGCGCAATTGGCCGAAGAGTTCAGTCTGCTTTCGATCTGCTATTCGGCGTTCACTCTGGAAAAGAAAGTAGACTCCTTAGAGGTCCAAGATTTTATCACGGAACTGTATAACCGTAATTTTTATCAAAAAGCTTTGAGCGACGAAGTGTCGCGGGCGCGGCGTTTAAAACAGCCGATTTCCGTCGTTAAAATTGCGATGGATGATTTTTATGAGATTGAATCATCTTTGGGTGAAGCGGTGAGAGACGAGTTGCTTAAATCCGTTGCAACCATCATCACTAAGACCAGTCGTACCAATGATTTGACGTGCAGGACTTCTGCTAACGAAATAGCTATGATATTACCGCATTGTTCAAAAAAGGGAGCGGCTCTGCGTTCAGAAAGACTTCGCCGCATTATCGAGGGGACCTCTTTCATGGACAATGGGATGAAAGTGTCTATCAGTCTGGGAGTGAGTGAGTATCCCTCATTGTGTGATTCTGCCAAAACTCTGGATGAGACATCGACCAAGGCTCTTTTACACATCACGGACAAGGGCGGAAATAAAATTTGTCTGTATAAGGCTCCGGAATCACATCGTCCCGAGTTTGAAGTGGCACCCGATTAG
- the rnhA gene encoding ribonuclease HI yields the protein MAIKVRDYILIFSDGACSGNPGPGGWGSVVLLPNDQVQELGDGERSTTNNRMEMTAAVEALKFISAVPGPVHFYTDSTYLIRGITQWIWGWKKRGWKTAEGGEVSNRDIWEELAQIIQSRGPGNKIEWKYSRGHVGTPGNERCDRIAVAFSKNDYISLYQGPLSSYAINLLEVPADTSLPEMRSPTEKKEAFSYLSNIGGLVYRHRNWPSCQNRVSGKSGAKFKKASSAADEIEILKSWGLNPQTEIKEG from the coding sequence GTGGCAATAAAAGTACGTGATTATATTTTGATATTCTCTGATGGTGCATGTTCAGGAAATCCTGGCCCCGGTGGGTGGGGCAGTGTGGTTCTTTTACCCAACGATCAGGTGCAGGAACTTGGTGATGGAGAGCGATCGACGACCAACAATCGCATGGAAATGACTGCGGCGGTGGAGGCATTAAAATTTATTTCTGCTGTTCCCGGGCCTGTGCATTTTTACACCGATTCTACCTATTTGATTCGTGGAATTACGCAGTGGATTTGGGGATGGAAGAAGCGCGGCTGGAAAACGGCCGAAGGCGGCGAAGTTTCCAATCGGGATATTTGGGAAGAGCTCGCACAAATCATCCAGTCCCGTGGACCAGGAAATAAAATCGAGTGGAAGTATTCCCGCGGCCATGTCGGCACTCCTGGGAATGAACGCTGTGATCGTATCGCGGTCGCTTTCTCAAAAAATGATTACATATCTTTATATCAAGGCCCTTTAAGCTCTTATGCCATTAATTTGCTGGAGGTCCCGGCGGATACTTCGTTGCCTGAAATGCGGTCTCCGACAGAAAAGAAAGAGGCTTTCAGTTACTTAAGCAACATTGGTGGGTTGGTCTACCGCCATCGAAACTGGCCTTCCTGTCAGAATCGCGTGAGCGGCAAGTCAGGAGCGAAGTTTAAAAAGGCGTCCTCGGCTGCCGATGAAATCGAAATTTTGAAATCCTGGGGATTGAATCCTCAGACGGAAATCAAAGAAGGATAA
- a CDS encoding SDR family NAD(P)-dependent oxidoreductase — MEIANRHILITGASRGIGKAFAKMCAEDKAHLHVVVRQPDSNLAKELQEAGAKSVTVWEADLSTRQGVEHLLKSLEGTPIDILFNNAGMLTGGLIEEQPLDDIYKMFQVNVNALVHLTHGLLPGMLQRKRGKIINNSSVSAYMHFPCASTYAASKAAVMAFTDCIRMELKETGVTTLLLVTPGIKTRMFDEIETLYSKNFAIPTESISPAKYAQMIREAILHDIEVLEPSGLTGVGLKIAKFVKPLFDIEVGRRFKRS; from the coding sequence ATGGAAATCGCCAATCGTCATATTCTTATCACAGGCGCCAGTCGTGGAATCGGCAAAGCCTTTGCGAAAATGTGCGCGGAAGACAAAGCTCATCTTCACGTCGTCGTACGACAACCTGATTCCAATCTGGCCAAAGAGCTTCAAGAAGCTGGCGCAAAATCAGTCACGGTATGGGAAGCAGACCTTTCCACCCGTCAGGGCGTCGAGCATTTACTGAAAAGCTTAGAGGGCACACCGATTGACATTCTTTTTAACAATGCAGGAATGTTGACGGGCGGATTGATTGAAGAGCAACCTTTGGATGACATCTACAAAATGTTTCAGGTGAATGTGAATGCCCTGGTTCATTTGACCCACGGCTTGCTTCCCGGAATGTTGCAACGGAAGCGGGGTAAAATCATCAATAACTCCAGCGTTTCAGCGTACATGCATTTTCCTTGTGCTTCCACTTATGCGGCATCAAAAGCGGCCGTCATGGCTTTTACGGACTGCATTCGTATGGAGCTGAAAGAAACCGGCGTGACGACCTTGTTGTTAGTCACACCAGGAATCAAGACGCGCATGTTTGATGAAATCGAGACTTTGTATTCGAAAAATTTTGCTATTCCGACAGAAAGCATTTCGCCGGCGAAGTACGCACAGATGATTCGTGAAGCTATTTTGCATGATATTGAAGTGCTGGAGCCAAGCGGTCTGACGGGGGTTGGTTTGAAAATCGCGAAGTTTGTAAAACCGCTTTTTGATATCGAAGTGGGTCGCCGTTTTAAACGGTCCTAA
- a CDS encoding alpha/beta hydrolase, translating into MYKRSEGFFKGYQDINLFFQIWDNPNARGTVIINHGQGEHSESYHRLIKAFENDQWSFYGWDLRGHGRSEGRRGYVAQFDDYCKDYKIFLDMVLKEDKVKKGPVILFCHSMGALIELKTLLRNPDLRCDGIVVSSPLLGVSVPVPTYKSKGAVLLNTLLPTITMGNELTNDMLTRDPDVIREFEQDALRHNRISPGAFLGFLESFEYVRPRANEIKKPALFVIAENDPVVSSLEAKKFYDKLGSQKKDIYIYPEAKHEVVNDIMRTTVFADIKKFLDGFLESK; encoded by the coding sequence ATGTACAAAAGATCTGAAGGCTTTTTTAAAGGTTATCAGGATATCAACCTGTTCTTTCAAATTTGGGACAATCCCAACGCCCGTGGCACTGTGATCATCAATCATGGTCAGGGAGAACACTCTGAGTCTTACCATCGCTTGATTAAAGCATTTGAAAATGATCAGTGGAGTTTTTACGGTTGGGATTTACGCGGTCATGGTCGTTCAGAGGGTCGTCGCGGTTATGTCGCGCAATTTGATGACTACTGCAAAGACTATAAAATATTTTTGGACATGGTTCTAAAAGAGGACAAAGTAAAAAAAGGGCCTGTGATTCTTTTCTGTCACTCGATGGGCGCTTTGATCGAATTAAAAACCTTGCTTCGCAATCCCGATCTTCGCTGTGACGGCATCGTCGTCAGTTCCCCCCTTTTGGGGGTGTCCGTTCCTGTTCCCACTTACAAATCAAAGGGTGCCGTTCTTCTGAACACTCTGTTGCCGACGATCACGATGGGTAATGAACTGACAAACGATATGCTGACGCGTGATCCGGATGTGATTCGTGAATTCGAACAGGATGCACTTCGCCACAATCGAATTTCACCGGGCGCGTTTTTGGGTTTCCTGGAATCCTTCGAATATGTGCGCCCTCGCGCGAATGAAATTAAAAAGCCGGCTCTTTTTGTGATTGCCGAAAATGACCCTGTGGTCAGCAGCCTGGAAGCCAAGAAGTTCTATGATAAATTAGGCAGCCAGAAAAAGGACATTTACATTTATCCCGAGGCGAAGCACGAAGTCGTGAACGATATTATGCGCACGACTGTTTTTGCCGATATCAAAAAATTCTTGGATGGTTTCTTGGAGTCAAAATAA